The stretch of DNA CCATTTTTAATCAAAGATATCCACACCCTAGCTTTGAATTCAATGGTTCTCTAATGGACTTAACATAGAAATGAATGATTATGAATATTGTATAGTatgatgttaaaaataatttttaatgcatGAAAGGAATGCATGGtactacaaaaaatatttaactttatcaTTAACGATGAAAGTTATTTGCATGGATGCAACAAAGGAAAATTGGGAGGTATACTGACATCGGAtagtgagaaaaaaaaacataaatgaaaaaaattaaataaaaataataataataaattaaaatcttgTGCAGTAAACTTTTTCCTCTACAATAAATTAAACCTTATTAGActtaagttgtttttttttattcaataaaatatatttaattaatatatcataattattctaaataaaaaatgtttttgagactcgaataattttaaaatcctGTACAGTGATCAAGATTGCATAGGACAGTTACAGATCCTATATATCATAcattattcaatattttattttcatgccAAAAAGTTATTATCGTAGTTCAatcttatatattattaatcataagAAAgattataaacataaaaatgatcataaaaattccaaattaattattaagagATTTTTATTAGGAATTATTGAGAGTTGATTATCCGTTAATgactttaaaataaatgaaaattctaaaaataataaggtGTTTTAAGTaacttttcataaaaaatatttttattaaatttaaatgtaattttaatctttatctttttttaaattatatttttttatcttttacgAGTAATAGATTTTAGTTAATATCTAATCATAAGAATCTTTTCTAATTATTGTCTATATATATCTACTATataatattcttaaaaaaatatcaaattaatccAATAATaggttttcatttaaaaaactcTCCTTGCATGATTTAAAATAGGTAAAAATTCTTTGAAATAAAAGACATTTAACGaattatatgtattttcaaTTCATTCTTATTAAGTTTGCATACTTAACTTTATAAGTGATTCAAGATTAGAGTTCAACGGTTCATAAAAGTTATTATATAATTGTTTAAAAGAGTTATGATGAAAAAAACTAAAAGTCATTAATTATAAAAGACAAAGggtgaaaatgaattaaaataagataaatgataaaaaaaaaaacaaatatttaataaaagatataGCACCATAAGTATATTTAAAACATCTACCAACATAACACGAAAACAAACATATGATGATAGTTATCCGTATCCGCCTCTCTCAACCCAAACCCTATgttatcttcttcttcttatagaGAGAGATGATTTGGGaccatttttttattctataattACTGCTTCAAATcgctttttctttcattttatctCAATAAGTGGCTTTTACacaaatttagtttttctttgaattttgttgttgtgatttcATCGTCTAATTGTGACATTGTTTGATCTTCTTGTGTTGGTAcaacatttttctttctttctttgatGTTCATTTTAGTTCAGATTGATATAGTAGCTTTAATTGATTacatatttcaataaataactTTGACGTTGTCAAAGTTTTAGATCTTAAAGCATATGTATTGTTGACAATTTGAATTTTGTAATATTTGTAGGCATATTGTGGTGTTTATATTATATTGCCGTTTTACGCTATTAACTTGGATATAATGAAtttgtttgaagatttatcatttatatttttaacaaatttgaaaTCGTATCATATCGATGTATGCtacaatttgaataaataaatattgtttcttttagtgaaaaaaagtattatttaaGTCTTTTTGACAtccactaatttttttaaaaaatattttcattacattagaaataatttttttactaaaatttaaaataattttttcaccaaaatttaaaataaattttttcaccaaaatttaaaataatttttttcattaactCTCCAATTCTAAGAGAATGAGTCTAagtaattgtttttcttttttcaaataatctaAAGTCCATGAAAagataaaccaaacaaaatacTAACAACTATTCAACCTTTAGTACTCTTGAACGAATAATCTtcaataaaattagttaaacaCTTTAGTTCAATTGACATACAATAAATCCTTTCTTATATTATTACTACATActttcatataattaattgaCGAGATCCAATGGttaatatgttttaattaaaGTCAAATCACTAAGAATACTCtaatttaatcataaataaataagttgaattttaaatttttaagataattatttttctgaaaattGAAGACTAAAAAAAGGACGACCATAAAATCTATCGGAAATATTTGCCTCACAAAGAGGGATTTTAGTTAGTGAAAAAAGACCTTCTTTTTCTTGTTACCTCCTGCccacaaatttaattattattatttttcaacacattttaatttttgaaaaaagtcGAAAGTTTTTATCGAAAATTCAGGCGTTCTAGTCTCTCTAGTCTCTAACTAACTAATACTCACCCCTCCGAtttaatctctctctctctctcacacactTATTAGTATAACATAGCCATTTCATCGTTCCACAACTAATTGGCTTTCTTTCCTTCTCCACATCCAAACCCTAGCACAAGGGCCGCCCCTTCACGCGCGGATCGATCATGACGATCAACAAACTCCTCACCCTAGTCCGCCGTTCCAACCGGCGGACTCCCGCTCTCTCCACCATCCGATCCCTCTCCCTCTCAACCTCCGCCGCCGTCACCCACTCTCAATCCTCCACCCTACCCTCCCCTCCACCTCCCAACGTAATGATCTACGATCGCCTAGCTGAATCCGTCAAATCAAAACTCCAACAATTAGAAAATCCAGATCCACGTTTCCTCAAATACGGTTCACCTAGACCCGAACTTCGCGACCACACACGAATCCTCTCCGCTCCCGAAACACGCGTCACCACTCTCCCTAACGGACTCCGTGTCGCCACCGAATCTAGCCTCGGTGGACGAACGGCGACCGTTGGTGTTTGGATCGATGCTGGTTCAAGATTCGAAACCGAGGAGACTAACGGAACGGCTCATTTTCTTGAACATATGATATTCAAGGGAACGGAAAGACGTAACGCGAGGGAACTCGAAGAAGAAATCGAGAATATGGGAGGACATCTCAATGCTTATACGTCGAGGGAACAGACTACGTATTATGCTAAGGTTTCGCAGAATGACGTTCCTGTTGCACTTGATATCCTTGCTGATATTCTCCAGAATTCGAAATTCGATGAGAATCGGATCAGCCGCGAGCGTGACGTTATTCTTAGGGAAATGGAGGAGgtattgttttcttttcttgGTATTCAATTTACTTTTGAAATGAATTGTATATGAAACGTGAAATATGTATTGTGTGATTGTATTGTATTGATCAATATAACTTTGTTGTGACTGTGTTTTGTGAGAATTTGCTGTGAATAACTGACAGGTTAAATGTGTGTTGATTGTTGAGTACGATGCTATGAAACGCTAATATTTTACCCTTTTGGGTTTGGATGGGTAGAAGTTGGAGTTTTTGAGGTTAGAGACAATGTTGGGGAAGAATATCTTTTTAAATAGATGTAGAGTATTACCCTCAGTAGTTTAGTAATATAAGTAGTCCAATAATTAAAGGTAGAGGAACCAAGGAAAGACCTTTCAAAATGAATGTATGATTCCAGTTTCTTGATATACTATTCATTAATACTAATTGaaattagtattaattaaaggTAGAGGAACCAAGGAAAGACCTTTCAAAATGAATGTATGATTCCAGTTTCTTGATATACTATTCATTAATACTAATTGAAATTAGAAGTGTGAAAATGCTTTTTGCATTTCTAATACTAATTGAATTCAGTAGTGTGAAAATGCTTTGGATGTTTTTGCAATTCTTTTAGCAGCCACctattttctctttatttgaCATACGTTTGGTATTTTGTCTTCATTTGACATACGTTTTTTGTTCTGATTCTTTTGCTTCTTTTGCTGTAAAGTTTTTTACACGATATCATTTGTTTGCAGGTTGAGGGTCAAACAGAGGAAGTGATCTTTGATCATCTACATGCAACTGCCTTCCAATACACTCCCCTTGGCAGAACCATTCTTGGACCTGCACAGAATATTAAAACAATTACCAAAGCTCATCTACAGGATTACATTCAGACACATTACACTGCTCCTAGGATGGTAGGTTGACAATTGATGTGattattatatcttatttatGAGTGTTGTTACTGTTGTGGCATTGTGGCACAGTGGCATAGTGTTCATAACTTTGGCATGACAGCATAGTCACTTTCTTACTTGtacccaatatatatatattaccttATATGTATTACGTTTTAATATATAAGTATGGACGTTGGACGTTGGCCTGATAGTTGTTTTCTGTGTGGGTCTGCGCTTTCTTAGGTGATAGCTGCATCTGGAGCTGTAAAGCATGAAGATTTTGTTGACCAAGTGAAAAAATTGTTTACTAAGTTGTCAACAAATCCCACCACAGCATCTCAATTGGTTGAAAAGGAACCAGCAATTTTTACTGGTTCTGAGGTAAGTATATCAATGTAGAGCACATTTGAACATGTTGTTATAGTTCATTTAATAACTCTGTTCATCTTCTTGTTGTGAAAACAGGTTCGAATGCTTGATGATGATATTCCCCTTGCACAATTTGCAGTAGCTTTTGAAGGGGCATCATGGAAGGATCCAGACTCAATTGCTCTGATGGTCATGCAAGCAATGCTGGGTTCATGGAACAAGACAGCCGGAGGTGGAAAACACATGGGGTAAGCAACTTGAGCACTGTCCTCCCCCAAACCCCAAAGAAAAATACCCGTCACGAAAGATACTTAGTTGAATTTTAACTGTGAACAGTTCTGAGCTAGCACAACGAGTTGGGATTAATGAAATTGCGGAAAGCATGATGGCTTTCAACACCAATTACAAGGACACAGGTCTTTTTGGTGTTTACGCTGTTGCTAAGGTAAGCCTTAATGTGGTTTTCTTATGGAGTACTAGTGTTTTTTAAACGGAAGTCACATTTGtactgatttttctaagtactgaTTTTTATAAGGCTTGCATgcaaacacaagaaaaaaacaTTGAATGTGTGCTACCTAATGAACATCTATCCCCTCTTGTAgtttttcataaatataaagtgaAATTACTCTCTAGGTCagttttattaaatttgtaatataaatataagGACCTCTATTAGAagctttttttataataaaatccttataattataattttttaaacaaggccctattttttttttaaattataaaaaccTATTTGAAAACTTATATAACCTATAATGATCCAACTTCTTGATAATAGTTGATCCATCTTTTTAgatatatgtttatatatttagttaaaGTCAACGATGGTTAGTGAGGACTTTAACttaaattcaatgaaactaTAAAGATTTACAACGCAATTTATGCCAAATATACTGCCATTttgcaaaatttattttctcctttttgATAAATCTTTTTCCTTAAATTGGTGTGCTTTCAGCCGGATTGCTTGGATGATTTGGCCTACTCAATCATGTATGAGACAACCAAGTTGGCTTATCAGGTTTCAGATGATGATGTTACGCGTGCTCGTAATCAGGTGGGCTTCTACTTGACATAATGATTTCCTGTCTTGCTATTTGAATGTGACAATGGACTTTTGGCTTATGCCTTCGTTCAAGATGCGTTGTTTGTGGATGTATGTATTCTTTGTCCATGACAAAACCAACGTTAGTTTTGATTTCTCATGTGATTAGTTTGGTATATTGCTGGTATATTGCATCATCTGGACAATTACCATACACACTTTGATGGACTTATTTATAACCTAATTTCATTACTTCCCCAATCTAATTCTGAGGTAGTATCTGTTTAACCTGCATTTGTTGTCATTGGTTCTTCATTTATGATGGCAAATTTTGTGGTAGAATTCAAGATACTGGATTATAAGTGTGCTCATGTTGATCTTATATTCAATTATATGTGATTCATAGCTTTTTGTCAACTTGCCTTTCCATTTTTCATGTCATTTTGATTACTATAACTATATTGAATAATGTTTTCATGCTCTTGTTTTTTGACACTCTGAAAATTGTTTTCCAAAGTAGAGAAAATGCTTACCAAAGTTATCTACCCGTGCTAAGTTCAATTAGCAGGTTTGATGCTCTATTTGTTGTGCATCCAAACTTAATATGCGGTGGTTAACTTTTCCCCCAAAAAATAAGTTCAGAATGTGAAAGTTTGTGTTGGAATGTATTTGTTCACATTCTCTACAACACAATGTCTGGCCATGTAATATGTGTGTTGAAAGGTATTGTTCACATTCCCTNNNNNNNNNNNNNNNNNNNNNNNNNNNNNNNNNNNNNNNNNNNNNNNNNNNNNNNNNNNNNNNNNNNNNNNNNNNNCCTACACTAATCTTTGGCCATGTAAGCCTTTGGTATGCCCAGATGTTCGTTTGATTGTTCATTGTGCCTTCATACTCAGTCGTCTATGCTGTTTTTTTTCCTCATTATATCGATTACTTgcatagaattttttttttatcataaatcgTGTTAGTGTTGCTTtactttcaattaatttttatcctGCTCTCAGTTCTATTTACTCACTTTTGAATGTTTTATTTACAGTTAAAATCTTCGCTGCTACTTCACATTGATGGAACAAGCCCTGTAGCTGAAGATATTGGCCGTCAGGTACCCACAGATCTTACATCTCATGTTTAAGAAAGTTTGTCAGTTCTGTGCCTGTATACATTTCCATGGGCAGTAGCCTGTGATTCTTATTGACACTTTCATTTTGAGTACAAGTTTATCAAATTGttgtcaaaattttataaatttgtcaTAAGCCTCTAGAGAAATGTAGGCTCTGTGCTCCATTTAGTATTTCATTACTTATTTTTGCATGTTGTTTCAGCTACTCACATATGGTCGAAGAATCCCATTTGCTGAATTGTTTGCAAGAATTGATGCTGTTGATGCCAGTACAATTAAACGTGTTGCAAACCGATTTATTTATGACAAGGTAATAAATAATGATTGAAATGCATCTTACTCAGCAGTAGAAACACCAATCTTATTCAGAACTTATGGTCTTGTCATGTCTGTTGTGCAGGATGTTGCTATTGCTGCCATGGGACCTATTCAGCGTTTGCCTGATTACAACTGGTTCAGACGCAGAACCTACTGGAACCGTTATTAGTTCATCTTAGTTTTCTGCTTTATTTAAACTTTATGGAAGGTCTGGCATATaatgttttgttcaaatttacACTATATATGCCTCTGGATGGCTGCTTTGGCCgtcattttcatttatttgttataGGCCTctgtttttgtaatatttatgcAATAATAAGAATGCTGTTGTCGGTGATGCAATTGGCATCGTTCCATACTGCTCCAAttcttgtttgaaaattatattgCCTATTTTCTCCCGAACTCCACTTTGGTTTCTAATCCCTTTTAAGTTTTTAACGCCTTCATTTAGTATTACATT from Cicer arietinum cultivar CDC Frontier isolate Library 1 chromosome 3, Cicar.CDCFrontier_v2.0, whole genome shotgun sequence encodes:
- the LOC101503701 gene encoding probable mitochondrial-processing peptidase subunit beta, mitochondrial, whose protein sequence is MTINKLLTLVRRSNRRTPALSTIRSLSLSTSAAVTHSQSSTLPSPPPPNVMIYDRLAESVKSKLQQLENPDPRFLKYGSPRPELRDHTRILSAPETRVTTLPNGLRVATESSLGGRTATVGVWIDAGSRFETEETNGTAHFLEHMIFKGTERRNARELEEEIENMGGHLNAYTSREQTTYYAKVSQNDVPVALDILADILQNSKFDENRISRERDVILREMEEVEGQTEEVIFDHLHATAFQYTPLGRTILGPAQNIKTITKAHLQDYIQTHYTAPRMVIAASGAVKHEDFVDQVKKLFTKLSTNPTTASQLVEKEPAIFTGSEVRMLDDDIPLAQFAVAFEGASWKDPDSIALMVMQAMLGSWNKTAGGGKHMGSELAQRVGINEIAESMMAFNTNYKDTGLFGVYAVAKPDCLDDLAYSIMYETTKLAYQVSDDDVTRARNQLKSSLLLHIDGTSPVAEDIGRQLLTYGRRIPFAELFARIDAVDASTIKRVANRFIYDKDVAIAAMGPIQRLPDYNWFRRRTYWNRY